GCGCGATGGACTTGCGGGCCTTGGTGACGGCCGGCTTCTGACCGGTGATCGCGGTCAGGTCCTTGATGGCACCCTCGATCAACTTGCTGTCACGGGCGGCCTCGCCGACACCCATGTTGACCACGACCTTGACCAGGCCGGGGATCAGCATGACGTTCTCGTACGAGAACTGCTCGTGCAGCTGACCCTTGACCTCGGAGAGGTACTTCTCCTTGAGGCGGGGGGTCACCTTCTCAACAGTCGTCTCAGACATCAGATGTCCTCACCGGTCCGCTTGGCAACGCGGATCTTGTTGCCCTGGTCGTCAAAGCGGTAGCCGACGCGGGTGACGACCTTCTTGCCGTCCTTCTCCACGACCAGCTGGACGTTGGAGACGTGCACCGGGGCCTCGACGGTCACGATGCCACCCTGGGTGCCGGGGCCCGGCTTGGTGTGCTTCTTGACCCGGTTGACACCCTCGACCAGGACCTTGTTGTCAGCGGGGATGGCCTGGATGACCTTGCCCTGCTTGCCCTTGTCCTTGCCGGTGATGACCTGGACCAGGTCACCCTTCTTGATCTTCATGCTGTTCGCCATGGGTTAGAGCACCTCCGGCGCCAGCGAGATGATCTTCATGAACTTCTTGTCACGCAGCTCGCGGCCCACCGGGCCGAAGATGCGGGTACCGCGGGGGTCG
The window above is part of the Kitasatospora sp. NA04385 genome. Proteins encoded here:
- the rplX gene encoding 50S ribosomal protein L24, producing the protein MKIKKGDLVQVITGKDKGKQGKVIQAIPADNKVLVEGVNRVKKHTKPGPGTQGGIVTVEAPVHVSNVQLVVEKDGKKVVTRVGYRFDDQGNKIRVAKRTGEDI